GAGGGCAGGCATTCGAACAGGCACCGTGTTGCCGAACTTGGAGTAGTCCACCGAGTAGCGGCTGTCCTCCTCAGTCATGATGGAGACAAAGCGCCGGCCCCAGAGGATCTCCTCTGGTATGTAAGATGTGCGTGCCTGCATAGTGATGCCTGTGGTCTCCACAACGCCTGTCAATAACAAAGACATACAGGGAGTCAAAAACATTGTCCAATACATTATAGTTGGATCCAAGCAACCCTACTTTGAGTGCATCAAAATGCAGACAATTTTGCCTTTTGCATCCAACATGTACAAATCAGTGCTTTTACTGTGAAAGGCAACTATGATATGCATGCAAACAATGTCTTTAATCACACTTTATCACTttgcacacagagcactcatAATAGTATGAATTATGGTTAAAGAAGAAACCAAACTACCTTCCAGTATAACAATGATCTCCAAATCTTCTGTGGCCAGGGACTGGGCGGAGATCTCATAAAGGGGGCTTCCTCTCTCGATAGTGTGACTGATGATGAGGGGTGAGACAAGGAAGATGCCATTACTCCTGAGTGGGTTTTCAACCTGTATGTCCAGCTGGCATACTGGAATCACTTCCCCTTCTGCAGTCACTGTCCTACGAATGACCTGATTGTTGAGTAGAAAAGGGCAACCTATCAGCAGCCAGTTAATTTTCACCATCATTTGTCATATTtcctataatatatatatatatatatatatatatatatatatatatatatatatatatatatatatatatatatatatatatatatatatatatcacatcaGACAAGGTGATCCTAGTGCAATAATGCATAACCAGGCAAGTATACTGTAAGACCATGCAAGAAATAGGTTGAATTAAATTCCTTCAATTTCCCCTGTGAATTCCTGCTCACCTGCAACTGGATGGTAGCTGAGATTATCATACTCTTCCTCAGGTCTCCAACCCGGAACATGAATGTGGGTCTGCCATTGCGTGGGGCAATCACAGCATTGCGAGAGAAGATGAGCGTCTCTGCTCGACGATTAGCTTGAGCTGTCTTCATAAAGACACAGCCTAGCATGACAGCATTGATGATGAGGCCCAGAATATTCTGGATGATTAGAACTGTAATAGCCAGGGGGCATTCCTCGGTCACCATCCTTCCACCAAAGCCAATGGTCACCTGACATTATTAACATAGGAGATAAAATGGTACAATGTGGAATCGTTTAAGCAAATCTTTACCGAACTAGCTACGAAAATACATCACTAATATAGGTGGTACAAATTGTGGTAGAAGGCTCATTTAGAATAAGTCAATCAGTACACAAAAGCTGCATCCATAATAATCTTATCATGATCTGTGCACACAGGCCAAAAGGTCTCAAAATCAGCTTCTCGCTGGTGTAAATCAGTCCAGCAACgttcatttattatttcaaagaaCAGTTCAAACTCACGTGCAGATTTAAAGCTATCTGGATGAACTGCAGTTCATCTTCATTCCATCACACCCTTTCCTCACCTGCACCTCAATGGAAAAGAGGAATGCTgaggtgaatgaatgaatagcaGTGACACAGGGGACAGGTCCAGGCTCGTTGGGGTCACGCGGTTCCAGGTCGCCATGGGCGAAGGCCAAGAGCCACCACACCATGGCAAAGAGCATCCAAGAGCAGAGGAATGCTGAAGTGAAGATGAGGAACG
This region of Electrophorus electricus isolate fEleEle1 chromosome 2, fEleEle1.pri, whole genome shotgun sequence genomic DNA includes:
- the kcnj11l gene encoding potassium inwardly rectifying channel subfamily J member 11, like, producing the protein MLARKGLLPEGFLLTRLAEDATQPSRFRTKSQRARFITKSGSCNVAHKNIREQGRFLQDVFTTMVDLKWQHSFLIFTSAFLCSWMLFAMVWWLLAFAHGDLEPRDPNEPGPVPCVTAIHSFTSAFLFSIEVQVTIGFGGRMVTEECPLAITVLIIQNILGLIINAVMLGCVFMKTAQANRRAETLIFSRNAVIAPRNGRPTFMFRVGDLRKSMIISATIQLQVIRRTVTAEGEVIPVCQLDIQVENPLRSNGIFLVSPLIISHTIERGSPLYEISAQSLATEDLEIIVILEGVVETTGITMQARTSYIPEEILWGRRFVSIMTEEDSRYSVDYSKFGNTVPVRMPALSAKELDQTRGVQDRGPHEGKPQGWGLVRAGRGGYRRGGAQACEDTTTRPWYAPAEKDEDERGKEKKGQKKMVKLEVIGREIEEETMEDMSD